Proteins encoded by one window of Nitrospiraceae bacterium:
- a CDS encoding MarC family protein, with protein sequence MNNFLSALINTFIPIFVAIDIFVVLPLFISITDGISGDKRVKVVRESIFTALAVSLIFVAIGEIIFRILGITSDDFKIAGGLVLLVFAILDIVKHSEDNRKFSGYMGVVPIGVPLIVGPAVLTTILVLVDHYGALPTIVSLLLNFVIVYFSFIKAERILKIFGKGGIAAISKIMAILLASIAVMMIRIGIVNIIKSY encoded by the coding sequence ATGAATAATTTCTTGAGTGCATTAATAAACACATTTATACCAATTTTTGTTGCTATTGATATTTTTGTTGTTCTTCCTCTTTTTATCTCTATTACAGACGGGATATCAGGTGATAAAAGAGTAAAGGTGGTCAGAGAATCTATTTTTACAGCACTTGCAGTTAGTCTCATCTTTGTTGCTATAGGTGAAATAATATTCAGAATTCTTGGAATAACTTCTGATGATTTTAAGATCGCCGGCGGACTTGTCCTGCTTGTCTTTGCTATTTTGGATATTGTCAAACATAGTGAAGATAATAGAAAATTCAGCGGTTACATGGGAGTAGTTCCTATAGGAGTGCCATTAATCGTTGGCCCTGCTGTACTTACAACAATACTGGTTCTTGTGGATCATTATGGAGCGCTGCCGACAATTGTATCCCTGCTGTTAAATTTCGTTATTGTTTATTTTTCTTTTATAAAAGCAGAAAGGATATTGAAAATATTCGGCAAAGGGGGAATTGCTGCAATATCAAAGATAATGGCTATACTCCTTGCATCAATTGCAGTAATGATGATACGTATCGGAATAGTAAATATTATTAAATCTTATTAG